TTTACTCAAGCAAAGATGGATTTGCAAGTAATGTTTTCAACAACCTTGTTGAAGATGGTTTTGGGAATCTTTGGATTAACTCCGCAACGGGAATATCAAAGTTTACTCCCCGAACATTAGCTGTCACCAATTTTGATGAAGGCGACGGCGTGTTTTCCCACTCGCTTATTTACAAGTCGGCAGATGGTCAGATTTATTTAGGCGGAAATACTGGCGTAGTTGTTTTCGATCCGTCAAAAATTAAATTGAATAATAAAATCCCCCAGGTTTATCTTTCCGATTTCCAGGTGTTTAATAAATCGGTAAGGCCGGGTAAAAATTCGCCATTGAAAAAGCCGGTTAGTACAGCCGATACTGCATTTCTTAATTACGACCAAAATGTATTTTCAATCGAATTCGTTTCGCTCAATTATACCCATTCAGAGAAAAATGGTTATCGGTATAAATTAGAAGGCTTTGACGAAAAATGGAATTTTAACAGTAGCCAGCGAAGGGTTACTTACACCAACCTTAACCCGGGAACTTATACCTTTAAGGTAATTGCAAGCAATAATGACGGCGTGTGGAACAGAACGCCGAAATCGTTAATCATAATTATTTCTCCACCGTGGTACCAAACCTGGTGGGCATATACTATCTATATTATAATTGTTGGCGGGTTGGTTTATCTGTATCTGTTATACAGGGACCATCAGGCTAAACTAAAATACGAAATTCAGATTGCTCACTATGAAAGTGAAAAGGAAAAGGAGTTAAGCGAACGAAAGCTTGCTTTTTTTACCAATATTTCTCATGAGTTCCGGACGCCATTGACATTGATCATTAACCCTGTTAAGGAACTATTATTTAACGAAAAGAAGGCTATGGATGCCTCCAATTTAAACATTGTTTACAGAAACGCGCGCCGGCTATTAGGCCTGGTAGATCAGCTGCTCCTTTTCAAAAAGGCAGAATCAGAATCCGATCAGCTTAAAATAAGCAATGTTAATATTGTTGATTTATGTAAGGAGGTTTATTTATGTTTTGTACATGAAGCGAAAAGAAAACAAATCCATTTGGAGTTTGTATCATCAGCCGATTGCCTTAATATTTATGTAGATAGAGAAAAAACAGAAATAGTGTTATTTAATCTGCTCTCGAATGCGATAAAGTTCACTCATAAACATGGAAAGATTCGCATCTGTGTAGAAGAAGCAGACCAGGTGGTATCAATAATGGTCGAGGACGATGGATGCGGAATCCCTTCCGAAGTTGGTGAAAAACTTTTTAGTCGTTTTTACCAGGTACCTGATTTGGCGGGCACACCAACCGGAGGATTTGGTCTTGGACTATACCTCGTCAAAAATTTTGTAGAACGCCAGAACGGAACAGTTGAATATCAAAGTCAGATTGGAAAAGGCACATCGTTCACCATCACTTTTAAAAAAGGCAAATTGCACCTTAAAGACCCTGTTATTTTAGAACAATCAGCAGCTACTTCCGGGTTTTTAAAGGAGCTGATTGATGCTGAAACTACAGCTAATGACATCGTGTTGGCAGCAGACCCGGTTGAAGAACAATCATTGTCTGACTTCAAAACGCTATTGATCATCGATGACCATGAGGATATGAGAGAATATCTGCGCCAGATTTTCAAACTCGAATATAATGTTCTTGTTGCGTCAAGCGGCGAAGAGGGAATAAAAATAATAAACGAACAATGGCCGGATATTGTTATATGTGATGTGATGATGCAGGGCATTACAGGTATAGAAGTTTGTGCAGCCATTAAGGGAAATATGACAACCTCGCACCTTCCGGTGATTCTTTTAACAGCCAGCGCATCAAATGAGATAAAGCTAAAAGGTATTGAAGGTGGCGCTGATGATTATATCGGGAAACCTTTTGACAAAGATATCCTGAAAGCAAAGGTCAATGGGTTGCTGAGGAGCAGGAATACCCTTCAGCAATATTTTTATAATGAAATCACACTTAACAATAACCCCCATAGCATCTCGATAGAGTACAAACGGTTTCTGGATTCCTGCATCCGGATTGTTGAGGATCATATAACAGACCCCGATTTTAACCTTCAATCCTTAGCCTACGAATTAAATATGTCCTATTCCGGGATCTATAAAAAAATCAAAATGATTTCCGGGCAACCCGCAAATAGCTTCATACGGTCAATCAGGTTGCGAAAAGCGGCACAGTTATTTGTACACAGCGATTTAAATATATTGGAAACCGCTTATGCTGTTGGAATAAAAGACATCAAATATTTTCGTGAGCAGTTTAAAAAAGTGTTCGACTTAAAACCTTCCGAATACATTAAAAAATTCAGAAAGAGCTTCAAAAATGCTATGGTAAACCAGGTGGCCGAAAGAAAATAAACCGGTAAGCAGCCGCCTGGTTTACCTCTCCCCGAAAATGTAAAAACCATTCTTCAGCCGGCAATCTATTGAGTGTTGTGCTCTAATGTCTGTTTTTAAACTACCCGAAATCCTACGAAAACAACCTTTTGGGGCCTTTTTAGTGGTTTACCCCTTCAATTTTACGGGTTAGCCCCCTTTTTATTAATTGATTTTACATCCATTTTAGCAGCATCAGCTAATAGCCAGAAGTATTAGTGGAGCTTAACCGCATCCGCAATACAATTTTGAGAGCCTGCCTATTATGTAACCAATAACACTTTATATATTTTTTTAATGAGATCATTTATTCTTTTTTTAATTGGGGCCATTTTGTTAGCGGGCGGCCTGGTCAAAGCCCAACCTAAACATCAATTCACATTAGGAGATAAGGACTTTCTGTTAGATGGTAAGCCTTTCCAGATGATCTCGGGCGAATTACACTATCCCCGCATACCACGGGAGGCCTGGCGCGACAGAATGAAAATGGCAAAGGCAATGGGGCTTAACACCATAGGTACGTATGTTTTTTGGAACTTGCACGAACCGCAAAAGGGACAATTTGACTTCGCCGGCAATAATGATATTGTTGAATTTATTAAAATAGCTCAGCAGGAAGGCTTGTGGGTTATTTTGCGCCCCAGCCCTTATGTATGTGCCGAATGGGAATTTGGCGGCTATCCGTATTGGCTGGAAAATGAAGAAGGACTGGTTGTAAGAAGCAAGAATCCGCAATATTTAAACGAATACGAAAACTACATTAAAGAATTAGGAAAGCGTTTGTCCCCCTACCAGGTAAATCATGGCGGTAACATCCTGATGGTACAAATTGAAAATGAGTATGGATCATACGGCTCTGACAAGGATTACCTGGCCGTTAATCAAAAAATGTTTAAAGACGCCGGATTTGACGGTTTGTTATATACCTGCGATCCGGCTGCCGACCTGGTAAAAGGACATTTGCCAGGTTTACTGCCGGCAGTAAATGGGTTAGATAATCCGGCCAAGGTAAAGGAGCTCATCAACCAAAACCACGATAGTAAAGGCCCCTATTATATTGCCGAATGGTATCCGGCGTGGTTCGACTGGTGGGGTACAAAACACCATACGGTTCCGGCAAATCAGTATACCGGCCGGTTAGACTCTGTACTTGCAGCAGGCATTTCGATAAATATGTACATGTTTCATGGCGGAACTACAAGGGGATTTATGAACGGGGCCAACTATAACGACCAGTCGCCGTTTGAGCCACAGATAAGCAGTTACGATTATGATGCACCACTTGATGAAGCCGGAAACGCGACACCCAAATTTTGGGCTTTTAGAAACGTAATTCAAAAACATTTACCCGCCGGCATTAATTTGCCTGTTGTTCCCCCTGTTAAACCCACCATCATAATACCTCAAATTGAGCTCAATAATGTGGCAAACCTTGACGACTTAAAACGGGAAAGCAAAAGCAGTCAAAATCCATTAACCTTTGAGGATATGAAACTCGATTATGGTTTTATGTTGTACCGAACAACCATTACGGGAGGGAAATCCGGAATAGTGAAGATTAAAGAGCTCAGAGATTTCGCGGTAGTGATGATCAACGGAAAAACGGTAGGAATCCTCGATCGTCGTACCGGATTAGACAGTATTAACGTCAGTTTACCTGCTGGAAATGTAACACTGGATATTTTAGTAGAAAACCTGGGCCGCATCAATTTTGGTAAATACCTGTTACAGAACAAAAAGGGAATTGTTGGCAAAGCGTTTTTCCAAAATAATGAAATAACAGGTTGGCAAAACTTTCCTTTGCCATTAAAAACGGTGGGTAGCTACAACCCTAACCCTGGTTTGGTTAACTTAAATACACCTGTCATGAAAAAGGGGACTTTTTCATTATCTTCTTTGGGAGATACCTATCTCGATATGACCGATTGGGGTAAGGGCATGGTGTGGATTAACGGACATAACTTAGGGAGATACTGGCGAACCGGCCCTCAACAAACTTTGTATGTACCACGCGAATGGTTGCATACCGGCAAAAATGAGGTATTAGTTTTTGAACTGCTAAAACCCGAAAACCAAAAACTGTCGGCAGTGAACAAACCGGTTTTAGACCGCTTACAATAAGCGGG
The genomic region above belongs to Mucilaginibacter sp. KACC 22773 and contains:
- a CDS encoding hybrid sensor histidine kinase/response regulator transcription factor → MYKAVLFFLINFLCTTGLNGQILTTSPTNDTKNFALKSYTTHDGLPSENVTVALKDRRGYMWIGTDNGLCKFDGYSFENLVNIPGNTASISSNYINALAEDKNGKIWVGTIDGLNVLDPNTEKFERFYHSDKIKQSISNNKIFSILCDREGTIWIGTDDGFNQYVANRRSFITYKPNPQNEFSIKGKSVNAIVEDNDKNLWLGNWNGGLNKFDKVGKRFTNYLQTESLHKKSPNDIWSLFYDQRSGCIWVGTYWSGLYQFYPKKQRYTAFPSRDNVNIGAFCIDNANDSTLVVGSNAGFYFINKGNGQWRKIGDVNSTADSYVYNDNAGIMWLCGKDALTKVDFTQYKFHFIPLSIKPREVKSMLLQGNMLWLATNNGLYQFDLIKKNTKLFNHTNNPSSISSNQVGKIYLDNDGVLWAATENGFDKFDVKNNRFIHHFHHSALSNFFNEDVFRDILEVRPHEYWLATDAGLKIYNEEKQQFKHYYNDDKNPNSIASNHIYTLLKDKKGNVWIGTNGNGVDRFDQKNGIFHHYAYNDKNAGSLSSNIVHCLFEDSKRNIWICTADGLNKYVPKNDSFIVYSSKDGFASNVFNNLVEDGFGNLWINSATGISKFTPRTLAVTNFDEGDGVFSHSLIYKSADGQIYLGGNTGVVVFDPSKIKLNNKIPQVYLSDFQVFNKSVRPGKNSPLKKPVSTADTAFLNYDQNVFSIEFVSLNYTHSEKNGYRYKLEGFDEKWNFNSSQRRVTYTNLNPGTYTFKVIASNNDGVWNRTPKSLIIIISPPWYQTWWAYTIYIIIVGGLVYLYLLYRDHQAKLKYEIQIAHYESEKEKELSERKLAFFTNISHEFRTPLTLIINPVKELLFNEKKAMDASNLNIVYRNARRLLGLVDQLLLFKKAESESDQLKISNVNIVDLCKEVYLCFVHEAKRKQIHLEFVSSADCLNIYVDREKTEIVLFNLLSNAIKFTHKHGKIRICVEEADQVVSIMVEDDGCGIPSEVGEKLFSRFYQVPDLAGTPTGGFGLGLYLVKNFVERQNGTVEYQSQIGKGTSFTITFKKGKLHLKDPVILEQSAATSGFLKELIDAETTANDIVLAADPVEEQSLSDFKTLLIIDDHEDMREYLRQIFKLEYNVLVASSGEEGIKIINEQWPDIVICDVMMQGITGIEVCAAIKGNMTTSHLPVILLTASASNEIKLKGIEGGADDYIGKPFDKDILKAKVNGLLRSRNTLQQYFYNEITLNNNPHSISIEYKRFLDSCIRIVEDHITDPDFNLQSLAYELNMSYSGIYKKIKMISGQPANSFIRSIRLRKAAQLFVHSDLNILETAYAVGIKDIKYFREQFKKVFDLKPSEYIKKFRKSFKNAMVNQVAERK
- a CDS encoding glycoside hydrolase family 35 protein — encoded protein: MRSFILFLIGAILLAGGLVKAQPKHQFTLGDKDFLLDGKPFQMISGELHYPRIPREAWRDRMKMAKAMGLNTIGTYVFWNLHEPQKGQFDFAGNNDIVEFIKIAQQEGLWVILRPSPYVCAEWEFGGYPYWLENEEGLVVRSKNPQYLNEYENYIKELGKRLSPYQVNHGGNILMVQIENEYGSYGSDKDYLAVNQKMFKDAGFDGLLYTCDPAADLVKGHLPGLLPAVNGLDNPAKVKELINQNHDSKGPYYIAEWYPAWFDWWGTKHHTVPANQYTGRLDSVLAAGISINMYMFHGGTTRGFMNGANYNDQSPFEPQISSYDYDAPLDEAGNATPKFWAFRNVIQKHLPAGINLPVVPPVKPTIIIPQIELNNVANLDDLKRESKSSQNPLTFEDMKLDYGFMLYRTTITGGKSGIVKIKELRDFAVVMINGKTVGILDRRTGLDSINVSLPAGNVTLDILVENLGRINFGKYLLQNKKGIVGKAFFQNNEITGWQNFPLPLKTVGSYNPNPGLVNLNTPVMKKGTFSLSSLGDTYLDMTDWGKGMVWINGHNLGRYWRTGPQQTLYVPREWLHTGKNEVLVFELLKPENQKLSAVNKPVLDRLQ